From the genome of Blautia pseudococcoides, one region includes:
- a CDS encoding TRAP transporter large permease: MIIGMLFGVLFVMLFLGIPIAICLGIAVCVAIVASGNFNLLPAVAQRMFTQADNFTLMAVPFFILAGNIMEKGGISKRLIDFIEILMRRIPGRLSCITVAASAFFGAISGSNPATVAAIGGITVPRMKEKGYPDDVAAAVAASGGTLGVVIPPSIPMVTYAVTASVSVGTMFMAGVIPGLLLAAVLIATNIVICKKYDAAENSKVSLRAFAHSFKEALLAIFMPVIILGGIYGGLFTPTESAAVACVYAFIISVFVYKELTIKDIYEIFRKSTVSSAVVLFVVSMSAPFAWFMTNQNIPTFIASSVLGLFTNKVALLLMINVILLFLGCFLETQSIILLVTPILLPIAASLGLSPIALGIIIIINTSIGMITPPMAVNLFVASGIADTSIGKISKRIMPYLCIEVAALLVMTFIPAIITWLPGIMGV, translated from the coding sequence ATGATCATAGGAATGTTGTTCGGAGTTTTGTTTGTCATGCTGTTTCTGGGTATTCCCATTGCCATCTGTCTGGGTATTGCGGTATGTGTGGCGATTGTCGCCAGCGGGAATTTCAATCTGCTTCCAGCGGTTGCACAGAGAATGTTTACCCAGGCGGATAATTTTACCCTGATGGCGGTTCCGTTCTTTATACTAGCGGGTAATATTATGGAAAAAGGCGGAATTTCCAAACGGCTCATAGATTTTATTGAGATTTTAATGCGAAGGATTCCGGGCCGCCTGTCTTGTATCACAGTGGCCGCCTCCGCGTTCTTTGGAGCTATCTCCGGTTCCAATCCTGCAACCGTAGCCGCCATCGGCGGTATCACGGTTCCACGGATGAAGGAGAAAGGATATCCGGATGACGTGGCGGCAGCCGTGGCGGCCTCCGGCGGAACCCTGGGAGTTGTCATTCCGCCCAGTATTCCCATGGTAACTTACGCGGTGACGGCCTCTGTATCTGTGGGGACCATGTTCATGGCAGGTGTCATTCCGGGGCTTCTGCTTGCGGCAGTGCTGATCGCCACCAATATTGTCATCTGCAAAAAATACGATGCTGCGGAGAACAGCAAAGTTTCACTCAGAGCTTTTGCCCACTCTTTTAAAGAGGCACTTCTAGCGATTTTTATGCCGGTCATCATTCTGGGCGGCATTTATGGCGGCTTGTTCACACCAACGGAATCTGCGGCGGTGGCCTGTGTCTATGCATTTATCATAAGCGTATTTGTATATAAAGAGCTGACCATAAAAGACATTTATGAAATTTTCCGTAAGTCAACCGTGAGTTCAGCCGTTGTATTATTTGTAGTCAGCATGTCAGCGCCCTTTGCATGGTTTATGACCAACCAGAATATTCCAACTTTCATTGCATCCAGCGTACTGGGACTGTTCACCAATAAGGTGGCATTACTGCTGATGATCAATGTGATCCTGCTGTTCCTGGGATGTTTCCTGGAAACACAGTCCATCATTCTGCTGGTGACTCCTATTTTGCTGCCGATTGCAGCGTCACTGGGATTATCACCAATTGCATTAGGTATCATCATTATTATCAATACCTCCATCGGTATGATAACACCGCCGATGGCAGTGAATCTTTTTGTCGCTTCGGGTATTGCCGATACCAGTATAGGTAAGATCAGCAAACGGATCATGCCGTACCTGTGTATAGAAGTGGCAGCCCTGCTGGTCATGACTTTTATTCCGGCAATCATCACCTGGCTTCCCGGCATTATGGGAGTTTGA
- a CDS encoding transketolase: MNSAELKQVADHLRMTAVDMVYRGKDGHPGPALSIADIMAALFFDVMRVDPENPDWEDRDRFILSKGHACPIYYAALSEKGYFGEKIEDFKLRALGSRFQGHPVMNKTKGVDMTSGSLGNGISIAGGMAMAGKYRKKDYYVYAIAGDGELQEGVCWEGINSAAAHKLDNLIVFVDKNGWQSGASVQDTIGSNNIKERFEAFRWDAQEIDGHDFDAIKAAVAKAKGAKGKPSVIVCDCVKGKGLSFMENNNAWHKGVPTEEQYQQAVRELGGME, translated from the coding sequence ATGAATAGCGCAGAACTGAAACAGGTGGCTGATCATCTTAGGATGACAGCCGTGGATATGGTATACAGAGGGAAGGACGGACATCCTGGACCCGCACTGTCCATTGCAGATATTATGGCAGCACTTTTCTTTGATGTGATGAGAGTGGACCCTGAAAACCCGGATTGGGAGGACAGAGACCGTTTTATCCTGTCAAAAGGCCATGCCTGCCCCATTTATTATGCGGCATTGTCAGAAAAAGGATATTTTGGAGAAAAAATAGAGGACTTCAAGCTGAGAGCACTGGGAAGCAGATTCCAGGGACACCCGGTTATGAACAAGACAAAGGGTGTTGATATGACATCCGGATCCCTGGGAAATGGCATTTCTATTGCCGGAGGCATGGCTATGGCCGGTAAATATAGAAAGAAGGATTACTATGTATATGCCATTGCCGGAGACGGGGAGCTTCAGGAGGGAGTATGCTGGGAGGGTATAAATTCCGCAGCAGCCCATAAACTGGACAATCTGATCGTATTTGTGGACAAAAACGGATGGCAGAGCGGTGCCTCTGTGCAGGATACCATTGGCTCCAATAATATAAAAGAGCGCTTTGAGGCTTTCCGGTGGGACGCGCAGGAGATTGACGGGCACGATTTTGACGCGATCAAGGCAGCCGTCGCAAAAGCGAAGGGAGCAAAGGGAAAACCAAGTGTGATCGTATGTGACTGTGTGAAAGGAAAAGGACTTTCTTTCATGGAAAATAACAATGCATGGCATAAGGGAGTACCAACAGAAGAACAGTACCAGCAGGCGGTAAGAGAATTAGGAGGTATGGAATAA
- a CDS encoding TRAP transporter small permease encodes MEKLFNGLKKAEEVLLVVLMILMCAVIFVATVARFTGLFVIPWAEELARYCMIWVIFLGIGVAACNGEHFCVEALELFCSKTVLKVIYILDSVLVVAFSFFASYYGVTILQKQTASGQVTPSLRWPMWIMYLSIPLGLILMALCYAWNTFVKVTQKEKTEEIGQKEEKKE; translated from the coding sequence TTGGAAAAGCTGTTTAACGGACTTAAAAAGGCGGAAGAAGTGCTTCTGGTTGTGTTAATGATCCTCATGTGCGCAGTTATCTTTGTTGCCACGGTTGCGCGTTTCACTGGTTTGTTTGTGATTCCATGGGCAGAAGAACTTGCAAGATACTGTATGATCTGGGTGATCTTTCTGGGGATTGGCGTTGCGGCGTGCAATGGAGAGCATTTCTGCGTGGAAGCTTTGGAGCTGTTTTGCTCTAAAACGGTGCTGAAGGTGATATACATACTGGATTCGGTACTGGTAGTTGCATTTAGTTTCTTTGCCTCCTATTACGGGGTGACCATTTTGCAGAAGCAGACGGCAAGCGGGCAGGTTACGCCGAGTCTGCGCTGGCCTATGTGGATCATGTATCTGTCCATTCCTCTGGGACTGATTCTGATGGCCCTCTGTTATGCGTGGAATACATTTGTGAAGGTTACACAAAAAGAGAAAACAGAAGAGATTGGGCAAAAGGAGGAAAAGAAAGAATGA
- a CDS encoding transketolase family protein, whose product MAEFKGTREAFAAALIDLAANDHKIMFVSPDSLKAMRATKFAELYPDQYVEVGISEQNAVDTAAGLAAAGLTPFVGTYAGFMTMRACEQMRTFVAYPNLNVKFVGINSGLLGGEREGVTHQFYEDLGILSNIPNYTILTPADGYQTYKAVQMAAEINGPVYVRAGSGREANVYEKDAPFSPEGITILREYGDDTLLLSSGFVLERVLAAADLLKEQGVNVTVGDINILYGKNPEKIVEAIKKAKKIVTVEDHNVNGGLGAYISKLATEYAPKFVIRMGLTTFGESGPAKELADFYGFSPENIAKTVKENL is encoded by the coding sequence ATGGCAGAATTTAAGGGGACGAGAGAGGCCTTTGCTGCTGCACTTATTGATCTGGCAGCAAATGACCATAAAATCATGTTTGTTTCACCTGACTCATTAAAAGCAATGCGTGCCACAAAGTTTGCAGAACTGTATCCTGACCAGTATGTGGAGGTGGGGATATCCGAGCAGAATGCAGTGGATACGGCGGCAGGACTGGCGGCAGCAGGATTAACCCCGTTTGTAGGCACTTACGCGGGATTTATGACCATGCGCGCCTGTGAACAGATGCGGACATTTGTGGCATATCCCAACCTGAATGTAAAGTTTGTGGGCATCAACTCCGGGCTTCTGGGAGGGGAGAGAGAGGGGGTTACCCATCAGTTTTATGAGGACCTGGGGATTCTCTCCAATATACCGAATTATACGATCCTGACACCGGCGGATGGATATCAGACATATAAAGCGGTACAGATGGCAGCAGAGATCAACGGGCCGGTATATGTCAGGGCCGGAAGCGGAAGAGAGGCAAATGTGTACGAAAAAGACGCACCATTCTCCCCGGAGGGAATTACTATCCTGAGAGAATACGGAGATGACACACTCCTTTTGTCCAGCGGTTTTGTACTGGAACGTGTTCTGGCCGCGGCGGACCTGCTAAAGGAACAGGGTGTGAATGTGACAGTGGGAGATATCAACATTTTATATGGAAAGAACCCGGAGAAAATAGTGGAAGCGATCAAAAAAGCGAAAAAGATCGTGACTGTGGAAGATCATAATGTGAACGGCGGTCTGGGGGCATACATAAGCAAGCTGGCAACAGAATATGCACCGAAATTTGTAATACGTATGGGGCTTACCACCTTCGGAGAATCTGGCCCTGCAAAAGAACTGGCGGATTTTTACGGATTCTCACCGGAGAATATTGCAAAAACGGTAAAAGAAAATTTATAA